In Microvenator marinus, one genomic interval encodes:
- a CDS encoding cell division protein FtsX, giving the protein MIESPLEIFRRNRAQTFSMIVALAAALIFPCLAFMVVFGGQDVASRWIESYQPVVYLVPDASEAQVKELRAELESWPSVSEVELRSPAQAKRSLESRLGRESIESLGISDSMLPTSMILVPTQGLSGHIDLVSKTAGLEARMEVDRVQVPGVAGVRVLSMISGGLIFSSLLALLSLLAFCLLLSGYLRRLMESEREMADMMSVFGASSASLRRPTLVRGVGVGGWAGGVAATVLVVVLVVAQSIAQTLLGISTTMVYVWPFVLAPVVFGAGLGFLIGLAHSRPSMRPSGLAPRLLEAYHV; this is encoded by the coding sequence ATGATCGAGTCACCTCTTGAGATTTTTCGGCGAAATAGAGCACAGACTTTCTCGATGATCGTGGCGCTCGCGGCGGCGCTCATCTTCCCGTGTTTGGCCTTTATGGTCGTGTTTGGTGGGCAAGATGTGGCCAGCCGTTGGATTGAGTCGTACCAACCCGTGGTCTACTTGGTCCCCGATGCGAGCGAAGCGCAGGTCAAAGAGCTTCGCGCCGAACTCGAGTCTTGGCCCTCGGTAAGTGAGGTTGAGCTTAGAAGCCCCGCACAGGCCAAACGTTCGCTGGAGTCGCGCTTGGGGCGCGAGTCTATTGAGTCCTTGGGAATTTCCGACTCAATGCTGCCTACGTCGATGATCCTCGTGCCAACTCAGGGGCTTAGCGGTCATATCGACCTGGTCTCAAAAACGGCCGGTCTTGAGGCCCGTATGGAGGTAGACCGAGTTCAGGTTCCCGGTGTGGCCGGAGTTCGCGTTCTCTCGATGATATCTGGCGGGCTCATCTTCTCTAGTCTATTGGCGCTCCTCTCTCTTTTGGCCTTTTGCCTGCTGCTCTCGGGTTACCTGAGGCGACTGATGGAGAGCGAGCGGGAGATGGCCGACATGATGAGTGTTTTTGGAGCATCGTCAGCCTCGTTGCGCCGACCAACGCTAGTGCGCGGCGTTGGTGTTGGCGGCTGGGCGGGCGGTGTGGCCGCGACCGTGTTGGTGGTTGTCCTGGTGGTCGCTCAGAGTATCGCCCAAACGCTCTTGGGGATCTCTACCACCATGGTCTACGTCTGGCCTTTTGTGTTGGCACCGGTGGTCTTTGGTGCAGGACTCGGGTTTTTGATAGGATTGGCGCATTCACGGCCCTCAATGCGGCCGAGCGGGCTCGCGCCTAGGCTCTTGGAGGCCTATCATGTTTAA
- a CDS encoding murein hydrolase activator EnvC family protein: MFKVHALVLVLLVGAVGTSFAFTKPQTIFAKLDRLEVEAHEAELSASEHEKTVEELDKSIAQAALQRDLAERAAVSIRRRVVATLGAWEAASNRRGLTWEDQDTKNLLELASTRAIEPKLADLEVLQKVDNEQSHVESLIRLRASSAVVFAQHKAEGAQRRAERDEVLKTAAKDPNLKADLMRTDQTLHDSMLEMLKYETDRDFHKLKGTLLVPVTTPPSFKFGVRATSAADVTIRHTGWTFRTPKGTEVRSSADGLVVYAHHFEGYGMLVILDHGGGYHSLYAHLDKISVKTGEKVGKGATLGLSGETGSLEGPKFYFELRQGGKAIDPQAWFLQPAR, translated from the coding sequence ATGTTTAAAGTCCACGCCCTGGTTTTGGTCTTGTTGGTGGGAGCCGTCGGAACATCGTTTGCGTTCACAAAGCCGCAGACCATTTTTGCCAAGCTCGATAGGCTCGAAGTGGAGGCACACGAGGCCGAGCTCAGCGCCAGCGAGCATGAGAAGACTGTAGAGGAGCTGGACAAATCCATTGCGCAGGCTGCGCTTCAACGTGATTTGGCGGAGCGGGCGGCAGTTTCCATCAGACGCCGCGTGGTCGCGACTCTGGGCGCATGGGAAGCCGCCTCTAATCGGCGCGGGTTGACCTGGGAGGACCAGGACACCAAAAACCTTTTGGAGCTCGCTTCGACGCGAGCCATTGAGCCGAAATTGGCGGATCTCGAAGTCCTTCAGAAAGTCGACAACGAGCAGTCCCACGTGGAGTCGTTGATTCGCCTGCGCGCAAGTAGTGCGGTGGTTTTCGCTCAGCATAAGGCCGAGGGCGCCCAACGCCGGGCCGAGCGGGACGAAGTTTTGAAGACTGCCGCCAAGGACCCGAACCTAAAGGCCGATTTGATGCGTACAGACCAGACTCTGCACGACTCGATGCTCGAGATGTTGAAGTACGAGACGGATCGTGACTTCCACAAACTTAAAGGTACGCTTTTGGTGCCCGTGACCACACCACCTTCGTTCAAGTTTGGAGTGCGGGCGACCTCCGCGGCAGACGTGACGATTCGTCATACCGGCTGGACGTTCCGTACGCCTAAAGGAACTGAGGTTCGCTCCAGCGCCGACGGACTCGTGGTGTATGCGCACCATTTCGAGGGTTATGGGATGTTGGTGATCCTCGACCACGGCGGTGGCTATCATTCGCTTTATGCCCATCTGGACAAGATCAGCGTGAAGACGGGCGAGAAAGTTGGAAAGGGTGCAACTCTGGGATTGAGCGGCGAGACGGGTAGTCTCGAGGGTCCAAAATTCTATTTCGAGCTGCGCCAAGGTGGAAAAGCGATTGACCCACAGGCATGGTTCCTACAACCTGCGCGCTGA
- a CDS encoding glycosyltransferase family 2 protein, with amino-acid sequence MLKEKHVAVVIPAYNEERLIARTIGRVPDYVDYIVVVDDGSADHTHIAATVALGGRPGEVIRQTNAGVGAAIRRGYRAGIVAGADILVVMAGDDQMDPADLPALVEPVIEGRADYVKGNRLAHPLANDMPGVRRFGTHVLARATAFVAGVPLDDSQCGYTAISASAAHKVDLDRVYPRYGYPNDLILRLSDAGLRIAEVPVRPVYADEVSGLAIHKVIAPISKILIRGAARKVVARTLGSRV; translated from the coding sequence ATGTTGAAAGAAAAACACGTTGCGGTGGTCATTCCGGCCTACAATGAAGAGCGTCTCATCGCTCGGACCATCGGGCGAGTCCCGGATTATGTGGACTATATCGTGGTGGTGGATGATGGGTCGGCTGACCACACGCATATTGCTGCGACAGTGGCTCTAGGCGGGCGCCCGGGCGAGGTCATTCGACAGACCAACGCGGGCGTTGGCGCGGCGATTCGTCGTGGGTATCGCGCAGGAATCGTGGCTGGCGCCGATATCTTGGTCGTGATGGCCGGGGATGATCAGATGGACCCTGCCGACTTGCCGGCGTTGGTTGAACCCGTCATCGAGGGAAGGGCCGATTACGTCAAAGGCAATCGCCTCGCGCACCCGCTCGCCAATGATATGCCCGGTGTCCGTCGTTTTGGGACTCATGTGTTGGCGCGCGCCACGGCCTTTGTAGCTGGAGTCCCCTTAGATGATTCGCAATGCGGCTATACCGCTATTTCGGCGAGTGCGGCTCATAAGGTCGATTTGGACCGCGTTTACCCCAGATATGGCTACCCGAACGACCTGATTCTCAGGCTTTCGGATGCTGGCCTCAGAATCGCTGAAGTACCTGTACGCCCTGTCTACGCCGACGAAGTTTCTGGCCTCGCGATACACAAAGTCATCGCCCCGATCTCTAAGATCTTGATCCGTGGTGCCGCAAGAAAGGTCGTTGCCCGTACTCTGGGAAGCCGCGTTTAG
- a CDS encoding lmo0937 family membrane protein: protein MLWAVATAFFVAWVVGLTSTYAESGFIHVPLVIAIAVILAGVVMKRRTT from the coding sequence ATGTTGTGGGCAGTTGCAACCGCATTTTTCGTAGCCTGGGTGGTTGGTTTGACGTCAACTTATGCTGAAAGTGGCTTTATTCACGTTCCGTTGGTGATCGCCATCGCGGTGATCCTTGCGGGCGTAGTCATGAAGAGACGAACGACCTAA
- a CDS encoding glycosyltransferase family 4 protein gives MRILVITSSIPRFTGDIAGQFVSEHAEVLRAAGHSVDVLAWAEGDETSTDAAWVRYSKKPRGLFFGAGGPENLEAHPSRALFAPQALGAMLKEALRRGQAADLIIGHWLIPGGLVARYAAKILDKPSLVIGHSAGVHLLCKLPKSMARPLADLILDGPTSLPSEALKAKIHTLSDARHIRILPMGFPLNPVSSAPKAPEAVFMGRLVPIKNIELAIEAVHLSETCERLHILGDGPLREKLERLADPSRVTFHGILQGQEKAEILSRAALSLFPSKVEHERFEGLPVSLLECAAAGAVPIIGEIPSAAKLVLDRRQTPPLRADAWASSIDHLLNSDELRQNVQNTTHEFSWESLGKDWNRWIDACLLQFRS, from the coding sequence TTGCGAATTCTGGTCATCACCAGCTCCATTCCTCGATTCACGGGCGATATCGCGGGTCAGTTTGTTTCTGAACACGCCGAGGTACTGCGTGCAGCGGGCCACAGCGTGGACGTTTTGGCGTGGGCCGAAGGTGATGAAACGAGCACAGATGCAGCGTGGGTTCGCTACTCTAAGAAACCTCGCGGACTCTTTTTTGGAGCGGGTGGTCCCGAGAACTTGGAAGCACATCCTTCCCGCGCACTCTTTGCCCCACAGGCTCTCGGAGCCATGCTCAAAGAGGCTCTCAGGCGCGGCCAGGCTGCCGATTTGATCATCGGCCATTGGTTGATTCCCGGAGGTCTTGTGGCGCGATACGCCGCGAAGATTCTGGATAAACCGTCACTAGTCATCGGGCATAGTGCCGGGGTCCATCTCCTCTGCAAGCTTCCGAAGTCCATGGCGCGTCCACTCGCCGACCTCATCCTCGATGGCCCAACGAGTCTTCCTTCGGAAGCGCTCAAAGCCAAAATCCACACCCTTTCAGACGCCAGACATATCCGAATTCTACCGATGGGTTTTCCCCTCAACCCTGTTTCGTCCGCCCCCAAAGCGCCCGAGGCTGTGTTCATGGGACGGCTCGTGCCCATCAAGAATATCGAACTCGCGATTGAGGCTGTCCACCTCTCTGAGACGTGCGAACGGCTCCATATCTTGGGAGACGGGCCCTTGCGCGAAAAACTCGAGCGACTTGCCGACCCGTCGCGCGTGACATTTCACGGCATTTTACAGGGCCAAGAGAAAGCCGAGATTCTCTCGCGGGCAGCGTTGAGCCTCTTTCCTTCAAAAGTGGAACACGAGCGATTTGAGGGCCTTCCTGTGAGCCTTCTCGAGTGCGCGGCGGCCGGAGCCGTCCCGATCATCGGCGAAATCCCGTCTGCAGCAAAACTCGTTCTGGACCGGCGTCAAACCCCGCCGTTGCGTGCGGACGCGTGGGCGAGCTCTATCGACCATCTGCTAAACTCGGACGAGCTGCGCCAAAACGTGCAAAACACTACCCATGAGTTCTCGTGGGAGTCTTTGGGTAAAGATTGGAACCGCTGGATTGATGCTTGTCTTCTCCAATTCCGTTCCTAG
- a CDS encoding retropepsin-like aspartic protease family protein, with amino-acid sequence MKTRLGALILFLFTSPALAQQEIDLFEGQDELPTKALSVSDVSGQEFLPSIEGADSSAAPPQGTITIMFEKQDTSILVPVKIRGKDAYFLFDTGATYTTVSSAFAKSVGSLPPKDGPSLMLQTANGQRQAQMGILDNFSLGGRVHNGVSYVVCDSCPAGIYKGKPIVGLLGRNVIGRYRYSIDEGLGKITMIPATNYSDRIRDIENWLSIEKSGVEKSEFERAKFVVELKNRAPKSVTSVEVVLECTGNEISLGRTSIPSRQTRKFESWIKYGECNNPSFSLRSPTW; translated from the coding sequence ATGAAAACACGACTGGGCGCCCTGATACTATTCCTCTTCACGTCCCCTGCTCTCGCGCAGCAGGAGATCGACCTTTTTGAAGGCCAAGACGAGCTTCCAACCAAAGCACTCTCCGTATCGGACGTCTCAGGGCAAGAGTTCTTGCCGTCCATAGAGGGAGCCGATTCAAGCGCAGCACCGCCTCAGGGCACCATCACCATCATGTTCGAGAAACAGGACACGTCCATTTTGGTGCCGGTCAAGATCAGGGGGAAAGATGCTTATTTCCTCTTCGATACGGGCGCCACGTACACCACAGTTTCCTCGGCATTTGCCAAGTCAGTTGGCTCCCTGCCCCCAAAAGATGGGCCAAGTCTCATGCTCCAAACCGCAAACGGACAACGCCAGGCGCAGATGGGCATTCTTGATAATTTCTCCTTAGGTGGGCGCGTCCATAACGGCGTTTCTTACGTAGTTTGCGACTCTTGTCCGGCGGGGATCTACAAAGGGAAGCCGATTGTCGGCCTTCTGGGTAGAAACGTCATCGGGCGATATCGCTACAGCATCGACGAGGGGCTTGGGAAAATCACGATGATCCCCGCCACGAACTACAGCGACCGCATTCGTGACATCGAGAACTGGCTTTCCATCGAAAAGTCCGGCGTTGAGAAGTCCGAGTTCGAACGCGCCAAGTTTGTGGTCGAACTCAAGAATCGCGCGCCGAAATCGGTCACATCCGTTGAAGTCGTTCTGGAGTGTACCGGGAACGAAATCTCACTCGGTCGCACATCCATCCCGAGCCGGCAGACCCGAAAATTCGAGAGTTGGATCAAGTACGGAGAGTGCAACAATCCAAGTTTCTCCCTCCGCTCTCCCACCTGGTAG
- a CDS encoding sensor domain-containing diguanylate cyclase: protein MPRNSHKNSKHLYPSLILMGVASAIGSAYAFGGIAAGPVWLLIGLLALTSLPPTIFFAQWQKKSKIGPLQEASLAVSFMVGAFIAASLLEKLGVSGSALVYIVLVLLVTLHSKTGGFVALGTALALSWGPFFLGETAASLNELIAQSAFLLVFSGLSTLVHSAEIFERRKRHQREVAEEKEGLLRQARELRLLSSQRTELELPQEAKAELIAREAVVAVNHAIYVTVSMLKTALKAHTVVLLWFDVKGEYLHIKELLSESDHIIEHGIEPARGVIGGITRRREAVELQDLKAGFRGIPYYTEPQNITEFAGIPVVENGHLRGVLCVDRKTREPIGPDALKLMEDTAAYLVRAIENQRQFAAMERSKHELTRFFEASRKLNNVLTSEDVYKVALASADEIAPWEFAAISITSEKGAHQVSAIEARGPFEHLSRLKGMEFEDDTGLVSMVLKNRHYLPYGGVVRDSSVQLFSSFPPIEGLKSLLVIPLIAQDQTIGTLVVGHSQANHFSRERREMLEVVSNQVAPTLHNARLYEQMELMATTDGLTGLANHRSFQTRLDETIARHRRTGRGFAVILTDIDHFKSVNDTYGHPVGDEVLRQVSANFAGNLRETDLAARYGGEEFAMILEDTDLEAALLTANRLRTEIKKLVFDSDQGPFSITISMGVGYWPEDADHKQELIELTDQALYYSKQNGRDRVTAHQHMIRKAS from the coding sequence ATGCCAAGAAACTCGCATAAAAACTCCAAACACCTCTATCCATCGCTGATTTTGATGGGCGTCGCGTCCGCGATCGGTTCTGCTTACGCCTTTGGGGGCATCGCTGCTGGGCCAGTCTGGCTACTCATCGGTCTCCTGGCGCTGACTTCGTTGCCACCGACGATATTCTTTGCTCAATGGCAAAAGAAGTCCAAGATTGGACCGCTACAAGAAGCCTCGCTCGCCGTGTCGTTCATGGTTGGTGCGTTCATCGCGGCCTCGCTCCTCGAGAAGCTCGGGGTGTCTGGCTCAGCGCTCGTCTACATTGTTTTGGTCTTGTTGGTCACATTGCACTCCAAGACCGGCGGATTTGTAGCGCTCGGCACCGCACTGGCTCTCTCCTGGGGCCCATTTTTCCTGGGTGAAACGGCAGCGAGCCTCAACGAACTCATCGCTCAGTCTGCGTTCCTTCTGGTCTTTTCGGGGCTCTCTACCCTGGTACACAGCGCGGAAATCTTCGAACGAAGAAAGCGCCATCAGCGCGAGGTTGCCGAAGAAAAAGAAGGGCTACTGCGGCAGGCTCGCGAGCTCCGGCTGCTCTCGAGCCAACGTACCGAACTTGAGCTTCCGCAGGAGGCCAAGGCCGAACTTATTGCGCGCGAGGCCGTGGTTGCCGTCAACCACGCGATCTACGTGACCGTATCCATGCTCAAAACGGCCCTGAAAGCTCATACCGTGGTGCTTCTCTGGTTCGACGTCAAAGGCGAGTACCTGCACATCAAGGAACTCTTGAGCGAGAGTGACCACATCATCGAACACGGCATCGAGCCTGCGCGTGGCGTCATCGGAGGCATCACGAGGCGGCGCGAAGCCGTTGAACTCCAAGACCTCAAAGCAGGGTTCCGCGGCATCCCGTACTACACAGAGCCCCAGAACATCACTGAGTTTGCGGGCATTCCTGTGGTCGAAAACGGGCACCTCCGCGGCGTTCTTTGTGTAGACCGAAAAACTCGCGAGCCTATTGGCCCAGACGCGTTGAAACTCATGGAAGATACGGCCGCGTATCTGGTACGCGCCATCGAGAATCAGCGTCAGTTTGCGGCGATGGAGCGCTCGAAACACGAACTCACCCGCTTCTTCGAGGCCAGCCGAAAGCTCAACAACGTGCTGACCTCCGAGGATGTTTATAAGGTTGCGCTCGCGAGCGCAGACGAGATTGCACCATGGGAGTTCGCGGCCATCTCGATCACGTCTGAGAAGGGAGCGCATCAGGTCAGCGCCATCGAGGCACGCGGCCCATTCGAGCACCTTTCGCGACTCAAGGGCATGGAGTTTGAAGATGATACGGGACTCGTCTCGATGGTCCTCAAGAATCGACATTACCTTCCTTATGGAGGTGTGGTGCGCGATTCGAGCGTTCAGCTTTTCTCGAGCTTCCCACCGATCGAAGGCCTCAAAAGCCTTCTCGTGATTCCGCTCATCGCTCAAGATCAGACCATTGGAACGCTAGTGGTTGGCCACTCTCAGGCGAATCATTTCTCACGAGAGCGCCGAGAGATGCTCGAGGTGGTCAGCAACCAAGTCGCCCCCACTCTGCACAACGCGCGTCTTTACGAGCAGATGGAGCTCATGGCCACGACAGATGGCCTCACGGGCCTTGCGAATCACCGGTCCTTCCAGACCAGACTCGACGAGACCATCGCGCGGCACCGCCGCACGGGGCGTGGCTTTGCGGTGATCCTGACGGATATCGACCACTTCAAGAGCGTCAACGATACGTACGGCCATCCGGTGGGCGACGAAGTCTTGCGACAAGTGTCGGCGAACTTCGCCGGAAACCTGCGTGAGACGGACCTCGCAGCTCGATACGGTGGCGAAGAATTCGCTATGATTTTGGAAGACACTGACCTCGAGGCCGCCCTCTTGACTGCCAATCGTCTGCGAACCGAAATCAAGAAGCTCGTCTTCGACTCGGACCAGGGGCCCTTCTCGATTACGATTTCGATGGGCGTAGGCTATTGGCCAGAAGATGCTGACCATAAGCAAGAGCTCATCGAGCTCACCGACCAGGCGCTCTACTACTCCAAGCAGAATGGTCGAGACCGCGTCACAGCTCACCAACACATGATTCGCAAAGCGTCGTGA
- a CDS encoding FtsB family cell division protein, translated as MKRALIFVITGVVIAGLAYYAFTHQNIERVEHLKGELAKLEAQNQALANENEKLEETIAALKDDPRLAERRARASGMARSTEVIYQFEEPEAPTPVQALLKVGIDSCELAGKVVPYAELSQALDNLKTQVPGAKLKVSFDEHVDALQRQHVRDAIEVSSFKSANFEDD; from the coding sequence ATGAAGCGCGCTCTCATTTTCGTAATTACCGGCGTGGTGATCGCCGGCCTCGCCTACTACGCGTTCACGCATCAGAACATTGAGCGCGTGGAGCACCTTAAAGGCGAACTGGCGAAACTCGAGGCACAAAACCAAGCGCTCGCCAACGAAAACGAAAAACTTGAGGAGACAATCGCGGCGCTCAAGGACGACCCTCGTCTCGCTGAACGGCGTGCACGCGCCTCAGGCATGGCAAGGTCCACTGAAGTCATCTACCAATTCGAGGAACCCGAAGCCCCAACTCCAGTACAGGCACTGCTCAAGGTCGGGATCGACTCCTGCGAGCTCGCCGGAAAGGTGGTTCCTTACGCCGAACTTTCACAAGCCCTCGACAACCTGAAAACTCAGGTTCCTGGGGCCAAATTGAAGGTGAGCTTCGACGAGCACGTTGACGCCCTGCAACGCCAACACGTGCGCGACGCGATTGAAGTTTCGTCGTTCAAATCGGCGAATTTCGAGGATGACTAG
- a CDS encoding ExbD/TolR family protein, translating to MNFRHSAKRRIDATVEIMPLIDVVFLLLIFFMITTTFTQDSKEQSIPINLPSGVAGQAAGEGDSVILSVTPEGDVVFEGKLVPEGETLETRLDNLYKTNPDVDILLRGDSEVSHGEIVRILDTIKSKGFKRANLVITRPE from the coding sequence GTGAACTTCCGTCACTCCGCCAAACGAAGAATTGACGCAACCGTTGAGATCATGCCCTTGATCGACGTGGTCTTCTTGTTGCTGATTTTCTTCATGATCACCACTACGTTCACGCAGGACTCCAAGGAACAGTCCATTCCTATCAACCTGCCGAGCGGTGTGGCGGGACAGGCTGCCGGTGAGGGTGATTCCGTGATCCTCTCCGTCACACCTGAGGGCGACGTGGTCTTCGAAGGCAAGTTGGTGCCGGAGGGCGAAACTCTCGAGACCAGGCTCGACAACCTCTACAAGACAAACCCAGATGTAGATATTTTGCTTCGTGGAGACAGTGAAGTCAGCCACGGAGAAATCGTGAGAATCCTCGACACCATCAAGTCCAAAGGCTTCAAACGCGCCAACTTGGTGATCACTCGCCCGGAATGA
- a CDS encoding MotA/TolQ/ExbB proton channel family protein — protein sequence MIEQSYEFLSKGGWIMIPIALCSVVALALFIERLWSLQKNRALPPRFLEVIDKLLRQERYAEAEALCHQSESHIARILEEGIRYAGRDQAVIRERMEAAGQREVYFMERFTGALGAIATVAPLLGLLGTVTGMISVFQRVVAQASQGQAVDPGGLANGIWEALITTAAGLTVAIPAYLAYRFVLSIVDRYAVDMADIALKASEYLVPEAQRPAMAFRDSVENDGSKDVNTDSEKGDDA from the coding sequence ATGATCGAGCAATCCTACGAGTTTTTGTCCAAGGGCGGATGGATCATGATCCCCATCGCCCTCTGCTCAGTGGTGGCGTTGGCCTTGTTCATTGAGCGCCTGTGGAGCTTGCAAAAGAATCGGGCTCTACCGCCACGGTTTTTGGAAGTCATCGACAAGCTGCTCAGGCAGGAACGCTACGCGGAAGCAGAAGCCCTCTGCCATCAGAGCGAGTCGCATATCGCCCGAATTTTGGAAGAAGGGATTCGTTACGCCGGACGCGACCAAGCCGTAATCCGCGAGCGAATGGAGGCTGCCGGTCAGCGCGAAGTCTACTTCATGGAACGCTTCACAGGAGCACTGGGAGCGATTGCGACAGTGGCGCCGCTTTTAGGCCTGCTCGGCACTGTGACCGGTATGATCAGCGTCTTCCAACGCGTTGTGGCGCAGGCTTCTCAAGGCCAGGCTGTGGACCCGGGCGGGCTGGCAAACGGCATCTGGGAGGCCCTGATCACCACGGCTGCAGGCCTTACCGTAGCTATCCCGGCCTACCTCGCCTATCGCTTCGTTCTAAGCATTGTGGACCGTTACGCCGTAGACATGGCGGACATCGCGCTCAAGGCGTCTGAGTACCTCGTGCCTGAGGCACAACGCCCAGCCATGGCCTTTCGCGATTCAGTCGAGAATGACGGTTCTAAAGACGTGAACACAGACTCCGAAAAAGGAGATGACGCGTGA
- a CDS encoding zf-TFIIB domain-containing protein, translated as MNTLNCPDCQTPLRPITNSDVVIDVCPRCRGIWLDAGEFDLVLGQKLSSQIRESAILNPAISLEPRLCPRDSEDLRIADLGGAELDTCPTCRGIWVEAADLDALKDAPEPAPQETQPEEPQIRVERPPLQDLGTAICASCGEETPIQRSLKRMDSFWCEACVIEGDYPGGNGPPVQRRIKEAALARAKAEVRHTAAKNSRDARIDNADYHTYHKGRRVNTWAPEEYDLLFDRFRFWVRDVVDGFKGKKK; from the coding sequence ATGAACACCTTGAATTGTCCCGACTGTCAGACACCACTTCGTCCTATTACAAATTCGGACGTCGTCATCGATGTTTGCCCTCGATGCCGGGGCATATGGTTGGATGCGGGAGAGTTCGATCTGGTGCTCGGGCAAAAGTTATCCAGCCAAATACGCGAGAGCGCGATTCTTAATCCGGCTATCTCTTTGGAGCCCAGACTCTGCCCGCGGGATTCAGAAGATCTACGAATTGCGGACCTTGGAGGCGCTGAGCTCGACACTTGTCCCACGTGCCGCGGCATCTGGGTCGAAGCAGCAGACCTCGATGCCCTAAAAGACGCCCCAGAGCCGGCTCCACAAGAGACCCAACCGGAAGAGCCACAGATTCGCGTTGAGCGCCCGCCTCTACAAGACCTTGGCACTGCCATTTGCGCCTCGTGTGGCGAGGAGACACCGATTCAGCGCTCGCTTAAACGTATGGACTCGTTTTGGTGTGAAGCGTGTGTGATCGAAGGCGATTATCCGGGAGGAAACGGCCCGCCAGTACAACGCAGGATTAAGGAAGCCGCGCTTGCACGAGCCAAGGCGGAGGTCCGACACACCGCGGCCAAAAACTCACGTGATGCACGGATAGACAACGCCGACTATCACACGTATCACAAGGGCCGCCGCGTCAACACCTGGGCCCCAGAGGAATACGACCTGCTCTTCGACAGGTTCAGGTTCTGGGTCCGAGACGTGGTCGATGGTTTCAAGGGTAAGAAGAAATGA
- a CDS encoding cold-shock protein — MSNGNGAIAERLKTHLETVGAQLQVDETFVRMYGLDFTLTRLRDVHAHVNLGVHITTAKDNVEELTKFIQASKRGVVMKSIYIEVSDDAFETGGVPVAFGACVTALFDRRFSQHRSVGVRIHEDCSFQFFEVEEALNRLERKFVDDDLVIGDSLDGKIIAYFTDKGFGFIQTEDERKFFFHIANVVDDDLRARLPAYVLGEVIPVEFQFGGNDGKKYPKAINVALSDEFYDEEFDSEGYRD, encoded by the coding sequence ATGTCGAATGGAAATGGTGCTATTGCAGAGCGGCTCAAAACCCACCTCGAGACCGTGGGAGCTCAGCTTCAGGTGGACGAGACGTTCGTGCGGATGTACGGGCTTGATTTTACGCTCACCCGGCTAAGAGATGTTCATGCGCACGTGAACCTTGGGGTTCATATCACCACCGCAAAAGACAACGTGGAGGAACTGACGAAATTCATTCAGGCGTCCAAACGTGGCGTCGTAATGAAGTCGATTTATATCGAAGTTAGCGACGATGCCTTTGAAACGGGCGGGGTGCCCGTGGCCTTCGGTGCCTGTGTCACCGCACTATTCGACCGACGTTTTTCCCAGCACCGCTCCGTCGGCGTCAGAATTCATGAGGATTGCTCATTCCAATTCTTCGAGGTCGAAGAAGCGCTCAATCGGCTCGAGCGTAAATTCGTTGACGACGATCTTGTGATCGGCGACTCGCTTGACGGAAAAATCATCGCCTACTTTACCGACAAGGGCTTTGGCTTCATCCAGACCGAAGACGAGCGGAAATTCTTCTTCCATATCGCCAACGTAGTGGATGATGACCTGCGAGCACGGCTCCCCGCTTATGTCCTGGGCGAGGTGATTCCAGTGGAGTTCCAGTTCGGTGGTAACGACGGAAAGAAGTACCCGAAAGCGATCAACGTGGCGCTGTCCGACGAGTTCTACGACGAAGAGTTTGATAGCGAAGGTTATCGAGATTGA